A stretch of the uncultured Desulfobacter sp. genome encodes the following:
- a CDS encoding efflux RND transporter periplasmic adaptor subunit, translated as MGISTAYAVDSHYEGIIEPSELVRVSSPVEGTLAQVFVDRGGTVRKGQVIATLNSQIEKAAVDLATARVEFSERKVSRNTQLYEKHLVSIHEKDEMITELEIARLQLREAKAKLKIRTLKSPLNGVVVERFLSWGEFVGDDPVISIAQIDPLYVEVVIPVEEFGKIKKNSSATIKLDFPVSREVKAKVTIVDPVIDAASETFGVRLVLPNPDHSLPAGMKCKVFFHF; from the coding sequence ATGGGTATCTCTACTGCCTATGCGGTGGATAGTCATTATGAAGGCATAATAGAACCCAGTGAGCTTGTCAGGGTAAGCAGCCCGGTTGAAGGCACACTTGCCCAGGTGTTTGTTGACCGTGGAGGAACCGTAAGGAAGGGCCAGGTAATTGCCACGCTCAATTCCCAAATCGAAAAGGCGGCTGTTGATCTTGCAACGGCAAGGGTAGAATTCAGCGAAAGAAAGGTCAGCAGAAATACGCAGCTTTATGAAAAGCACCTTGTCTCCATCCATGAAAAGGATGAGATGATAACAGAGCTTGAAATTGCCAGGCTTCAACTAAGGGAAGCCAAGGCAAAGCTAAAAATAAGAACCCTTAAAAGCCCTTTGAATGGTGTGGTTGTTGAGCGCTTTCTATCCTGGGGCGAGTTTGTGGGTGATGATCCTGTCATATCCATTGCTCAGATTGACCCCCTTTATGTTGAGGTGGTCATACCTGTCGAAGAATTCGGAAAAATCAAAAAAAATTCATCTGCGACCATTAAGCTTGACTTCCCGGTTTCAAGGGAAGTAAAGGCAAAAGTAACTATTGTGGACCCGGTAATAGATGCCGCAAGCGAGACATTCGGGGTCAGATTGGTTCTGCCCAACCCGGATCATTCACTTCCTGCGGGAATGAAATGCAAGGTGTTTTTTCACTTCTAA